The following proteins are co-located in the Desulfobacterales bacterium genome:
- a CDS encoding type IV pilus twitching motility protein PilT, whose amino-acid sequence MAAIDQYFREMQANGASDLHMVVGFPPLIRLKGELAALDHPPLTAESNEHILFEILNDEQRASVQNDLDFDMAYELEGVGRFRCNMFYQHRGIAAVFRIIPTDILTLEQLNLPEILKTIACYTKGLVLVTGPTGSGKSTTLAAMINYINETRDGHIITIEDPLEFVHPNKRCLVTHREIGTHAKSFGDALRVASRENPDIVMVGEMRDLETISLALTCAELGILVFGTLHTNSAAKTVDRIINAFPTDQQAQARTMLSEALRAVIAQQLLRTKDGKGRCASNEVLIGSQALASMIRGAKISQISSIIQTGTAAGMQSMDQHLKQLVQQERITREAAYEKAMDKTIFS is encoded by the coding sequence ATGGCAGCGATTGACCAATACTTCAGAGAAATGCAGGCAAACGGGGCGAGCGACCTGCATATGGTCGTGGGGTTTCCGCCGCTGATCCGGCTTAAAGGGGAACTGGCCGCCCTGGATCATCCCCCGCTTACCGCAGAATCAAATGAACACATCCTTTTTGAAATCTTAAATGACGAACAGCGGGCCTCTGTCCAAAATGATCTGGATTTTGACATGGCCTATGAACTGGAAGGGGTGGGCCGCTTCCGGTGCAATATGTTCTACCAGCACCGGGGCATTGCTGCGGTTTTCCGCATTATTCCCACCGATATTTTAACCCTTGAGCAGTTGAACCTGCCTGAGATTCTCAAGACCATCGCCTGTTATACCAAGGGGCTGGTGCTGGTGACCGGTCCGACCGGCAGCGGCAAATCCACCACGCTTGCGGCCATGATCAACTATATCAATGAAACACGCGACGGCCACATCATCACCATCGAGGACCCGCTGGAGTTTGTGCATCCCAACAAGCGCTGCCTGGTGACCCACCGGGAAATCGGAACCCATGCCAAAAGCTTCGGTGATGCCCTGCGGGTGGCCAGCCGGGAAAATCCGGATATTGTTATGGTTGGCGAGATGCGGGATCTGGAAACCATATCCCTGGCCTTAACCTGCGCGGAACTGGGCATCCTGGTGTTCGGCACCCTGCATACCAACAGCGCGGCCAAGACCGTGGACCGCATCATCAACGCATTTCCCACGGACCAGCAGGCCCAGGCCCGGACCATGCTCTCGGAAGCCCTTCGGGCGGTCATCGCCCAGCAGCTATTGCGAACAAAAGACGGCAAAGGGCGCTGTGCGTCCAATGAAGTGCTGATCGGCTCCCAGGCCCTGGCCAGCATGATCCGGGGGGCGAAAATATCCCAGATCAGCTCCATAATTCAAACCGGCACCGCTGCGGGCATGCAGTCCATGGATCAGCACCTGAAGCAGCTGGTCCAGCAGGAGCGCATCACCCGCGAAGCAGCATATGAAAAAGCCATGGACAAGACGATTTTTTCATGA
- a CDS encoding PilT/PilU family type 4a pilus ATPase, with product MAKLDKVFKAAADLNASDVHIAPGEPFIVRRLGRLRKLKSPAQTPETCKQLIFELLDEKQQATLTAEAQLDFAYEVPELGRFRGSAMMHQKGMSAAFRLIPPAIPTLESLEMPAVVQKVLDQHQGLILVTGGTGHGKTTTLAAMVDYLNTQRPHHILTIEDPIEFIHPFKKGVVNQRQIGKNTWAYANALRGALRQDPDIIVVGELRDLETISMAISAAETGHLVIGTLSTSSAPKTVDRIIDSYPPKEQNQIRAMLSESLRAVITQRLIAHTDQQHMALALEVLIGSTQMANLIRDAKTFQIPSMMQTGKKLGMQLMDESLLALYQSGRISAEDAVANAANPDKMKIQVKESK from the coding sequence ATGGCCAAATTAGATAAGGTTTTCAAGGCAGCTGCGGATTTAAACGCCTCTGATGTGCACATCGCCCCTGGCGAGCCGTTTATCGTCAGGCGCCTTGGCCGCCTTAGAAAATTAAAAAGCCCGGCGCAAACCCCTGAAACCTGCAAACAGCTTATTTTCGAGCTTCTGGATGAAAAACAGCAGGCCACCCTGACGGCGGAGGCCCAGCTTGACTTTGCCTACGAGGTCCCGGAACTCGGCCGCTTCCGGGGCAGCGCCATGATGCACCAGAAAGGGATGAGCGCGGCTTTCCGCTTGATTCCGCCGGCGATACCCACGCTTGAATCCCTTGAAATGCCGGCGGTGGTGCAAAAAGTTCTGGACCAGCACCAGGGCCTGATCCTTGTCACCGGCGGCACCGGCCACGGCAAAACCACCACCCTGGCGGCCATGGTGGATTACCTTAACACCCAACGGCCGCATCATATCTTAACCATAGAGGATCCCATCGAATTTATTCATCCGTTTAAAAAAGGCGTGGTCAACCAGCGGCAGATCGGCAAAAACACATGGGCCTATGCCAATGCGCTGAGAGGTGCGCTGCGCCAGGACCCTGATATAATCGTGGTGGGCGAGCTAAGAGACCTTGAGACCATCTCCATGGCCATCTCCGCGGCTGAGACCGGCCACCTGGTCATCGGCACCCTGTCCACATCCAGTGCGCCCAAGACGGTGGACCGGATTATCGACTCCTATCCGCCCAAGGAGCAGAACCAGATCCGGGCCATGTTAAGCGAGTCCCTGCGGGCCGTGATCACCCAGCGGCTGATTGCCCATACCGATCAGCAGCACATGGCCCTGGCCCTTGAGGTTCTGATCGGCTCCACCCAGATGGCCAATCTCATCCGGGACGCCAAAACATTTCAGATTCCTTCCATGATGCAGACCGGCAAAAAACTCGGCATGCAGTTAATGGATGAATCCTTGCTGGCCTTATATCAGTCCGGCCGAATCTCTGCGGAGGATGCGGTGGCCAATGCGGCCAATCCGGATAAAATGAAAATCCAGGTTAAAGAAAGCAAATAA
- a CDS encoding response regulator, which translates to MAETKKVLIIDDEEDFCFFVRENLINTGMFDVFVATNGRYGIKLARQEKPDIILLDLMMPDLTGEEVADELKDYAATAEIPIIFVTALATRTDTGESSLKKTGSAYYISKPVRTRELVGAINEVI; encoded by the coding sequence ATGGCCGAGACCAAAAAAGTCCTGATCATCGATGATGAAGAGGATTTCTGTTTTTTTGTCCGGGAAAATCTGATCAATACCGGCATGTTTGATGTGTTCGTGGCGACCAACGGCCGCTACGGCATTAAGCTGGCCCGGCAGGAAAAGCCGGATATCATTCTGCTGGACCTGATGATGCCGGATTTAACCGGCGAAGAGGTGGCGGATGAATTAAAGGATTATGCCGCAACAGCGGAAATCCCCATAATCTTCGTCACCGCCCTGGCCACCCGGACTGACACGGGTGAGAGTAGTTTGAAGAAAACCGGCAGCGCCTATTATATTTCAAAGCCGGTTCGGACCCGGGAGCTGGTTGGGGCCATCAATGAAGTGATTTGA
- a CDS encoding ATP-binding protein: MGMNLEAMTDGPFSRKRMVLIIRLLVIIITAYVIVFTPASPDVKNWGYIFIAFYLFTNLVVAAVPETFFFDDRVFYFIIFFDSIMLPAGIYFSGYVGSDLYLIYFLILCLTTMSARFHYLMVNIAIFAAIYAWMLYQNGLLTGSESISYALRIPFMVTIALFYGYIVSARMNDKEDRLRTANEQYEQIVQATDVLVYSVDKAGHLLFANSKFVNYHGFSKEIRLLGRPYADLYASDESRVFLDKVDRVYQHNDMVQFESYDQTNHRWFSNTLSPIRNPADNSVFAVCVVAKDITERVEREKELDSTIELLRTTRDQLIQKDKMASLGRMASGVAHEIRNPLEIIAMGVDYLDFNLQAAGDNVHQSLEKISNAVDRANRIIDDVLSFSRKSDFQVKDVAICELLKEVITLAAHHIDKNGVTVRRDYADESIKVAADWHMLEQVLLNLVNNAVDAIAESPQKHLALRVYRKKVTTVGYKTGYRRADFFKVGDSMVVVEIADTGKGISEDDFPKIFEPFFTTKDTGKGTGLGLSLAHMIMDRLSGTIDVESQVDEGTTFYVKLQPWGENNNTGELINGRDQKSPDHR; this comes from the coding sequence ATGGGAATGAATCTGGAAGCGATGACGGACGGGCCGTTCTCCCGGAAGCGAATGGTGCTTATCATTCGGCTGCTGGTCATTATTATTACCGCCTATGTCATTGTTTTCACCCCGGCCAGCCCGGACGTCAAAAACTGGGGCTATATATTTATCGCCTTCTACCTGTTTACCAACCTGGTTGTGGCGGCCGTGCCGGAGACGTTTTTTTTCGATGACCGGGTGTTTTATTTCATCATCTTTTTTGACAGCATCATGCTGCCCGCCGGCATCTATTTCTCCGGGTATGTGGGCTCGGATTTATATCTTATCTACTTTTTGATCCTCTGCCTCACCACCATGAGCGCCCGATTCCATTATCTGATGGTCAATATCGCCATTTTTGCCGCCATTTATGCCTGGATGCTCTATCAGAACGGCTTGCTCACCGGGTCTGAGTCCATCAGCTACGCATTGCGGATTCCGTTCATGGTGACCATCGCCCTGTTCTACGGCTATATCGTATCCGCCCGGATGAACGACAAGGAGGATCGGCTCAGGACGGCTAATGAGCAGTATGAACAGATCGTGCAGGCCACGGATGTGCTGGTTTACAGCGTAGACAAAGCGGGGCACCTGTTGTTCGCCAATTCCAAATTTGTGAATTATCACGGGTTTTCAAAGGAAATACGCCTGCTTGGCCGGCCATACGCGGACCTGTATGCAAGCGACGAGAGCCGCGTATTTTTGGATAAGGTGGACCGGGTTTACCAACACAACGACATGGTGCAGTTTGAATCCTATGACCAAACAAACCACCGATGGTTCTCAAACACCCTGAGCCCCATCCGGAACCCGGCGGATAACAGCGTCTTTGCGGTCTGCGTCGTTGCCAAAGACATTACCGAGCGGGTGGAGCGCGAAAAGGAGCTGGACAGCACGATTGAACTGCTGCGCACCACCCGGGATCAGCTGATTCAAAAGGACAAGATGGCGTCTCTCGGCCGCATGGCCTCCGGCGTGGCCCACGAAATCCGCAATCCCCTGGAAATTATCGCCATGGGGGTGGATTATCTGGATTTCAACCTGCAGGCGGCAGGCGATAATGTGCATCAATCCCTTGAAAAAATCTCCAATGCGGTGGATCGGGCCAACCGGATCATCGATGATGTGCTGTCTTTTTCCAGAAAATCCGATTTTCAGGTCAAAGATGTGGCCATCTGCGAACTGCTGAAAGAGGTTATAACCCTTGCCGCCCATCATATAGATAAAAACGGCGTGACCGTGCGCCGGGATTATGCGGATGAATCTATTAAAGTGGCGGCGGACTGGCACATGCTGGAGCAGGTGCTTTTAAATCTTGTGAACAATGCGGTGGATGCCATAGCCGAATCCCCGCAAAAGCATCTGGCCCTCCGGGTGTACCGCAAAAAGGTGACAACCGTCGGCTACAAAACCGGCTACCGCCGCGCGGATTTTTTCAAAGTCGGCGATTCCATGGTGGTCGTTGAAATCGCGGATACGGGCAAAGGCATTTCCGAGGACGATTTTCCGAAAATCTTTGAACCGTTTTTTACCACTAAGGACACCGGCAAAGGCACCGGCCTTGGCTTGAGTCTGGCCCATATGATCATGGACCGCTTAAGCGGCACCATTGACGTGGAAAGCCAGGTGGATGAAGGCACCACCTTCTATGTCAAGCTTCAGCCTTGGGGAGAAAACAATAACACAGGGGAGTTAATCAATGGCCGAGACCAAAAAAGTCCTGATCATCGATGA
- a CDS encoding response regulator — translation MNPSITEAPKEAQILVVDDEAPVAQLVEQTLSKAGYTCRMAENGRQALRILEQEPIDVVVSDIMMPEMDGVTLLKKVKAEYFADVMLMTGFTEDYNYETLIREGASDFITKPFSPRELLLRLKRVLKMRYLLIERDQINAELEANVARMETVNTELKHAMTELQSMNQQLNQSYLDTINRLCLAAEYKDDDTGDHITRISRYCEMMAQKLGQPEEFVQLMRYASPMHDIGKIGIPDHILLKPGKLTTEEFNVIKTHTTIGANILSGSQAEVLKLANEIALNHHEKWNGKGYPNGLAGPEIPLSARIVGLADTFDALTTKRPYKNPYPTEVALDIIRSEREKHFEPVVVDAFLDAIDEIREIKAAINSPDNTAVSDFIWSERDIENGIYQHADIKQPSAGK, via the coding sequence ATGAACCCTTCTATTACTGAAGCCCCCAAAGAAGCCCAAATACTTGTGGTCGATGATGAGGCGCCGGTGGCGCAACTGGTGGAACAAACCCTTTCAAAAGCCGGCTATACCTGCCGGATGGCTGAAAACGGCAGACAGGCGCTGCGGATTTTAGAACAGGAACCGATCGATGTGGTGGTATCCGATATCATGATGCCTGAAATGGACGGGGTGACCCTGCTTAAAAAAGTCAAAGCCGAATATTTTGCGGATGTCATGCTCATGACCGGATTCACGGAGGATTACAACTATGAGACCCTTATACGGGAGGGGGCCAGTGATTTTATCACCAAACCCTTCAGCCCCCGGGAACTGCTGCTCCGTCTGAAGCGGGTCTTAAAAATGCGCTACCTTTTAATCGAGCGCGATCAGATCAACGCAGAGCTTGAGGCAAACGTTGCCCGCATGGAAACGGTGAATACGGAATTAAAACACGCCATGACGGAACTGCAGAGTATGAACCAGCAGCTTAACCAGTCCTATCTGGATACCATTAACCGGCTGTGCCTGGCGGCGGAATATAAGGACGACGACACCGGGGACCATATTACTCGCATCAGCCGCTACTGTGAGATGATGGCCCAAAAGCTCGGCCAGCCGGAAGAATTCGTGCAGCTCATGCGCTATGCCTCCCCCATGCATGACATCGGAAAAATCGGCATACCGGATCACATCCTTTTAAAACCGGGCAAGCTTACGACCGAGGAGTTTAACGTCATCAAAACCCATACCACCATCGGCGCCAATATTCTTTCCGGCTCCCAGGCCGAGGTATTAAAGCTGGCGAACGAGATTGCCCTAAACCATCACGAGAAATGGAACGGCAAGGGATATCCAAACGGCCTGGCCGGACCGGAGATCCCATTGAGCGCCCGTATCGTCGGGCTTGCGGACACATTTGATGCTTTAACCACCAAACGGCCGTACAAAAACCCCTATCCCACGGAAGTGGCGCTGGATATCATCCGATCGGAACGGGAAAAACATTTTGAGCCGGTGGTTGTGGACGCATTCCTTGATGCCATCGATGAAATCCGGGAGATTAAAGCGGCGATTAACAGCCCGGATAACACGGCGGTTTCTGATTTTATCTGGAGCGAACGCGATATTGAAAACGGGATTTACCAACACGCTGATATCAAACAGCCATCTGCGGGGAAATAA
- a CDS encoding response regulator — MNPKIFNASEAAEFLGAHVETIRRLARKGQIPSFKVGKDWRFREDDLLHWAENHHLRNQPPVVLIVDDDAPVRNLARQILERQGYEVREAANGADGLAIFNRENVQFVLLDLQMPEMNGVEFLTHLRGFDAHVPVILITGYPDSQLIMDAMQQSPVMLLPKPLEKELLLRVAGVFLPNNSKN; from the coding sequence ATGAATCCAAAAATATTTAATGCCAGCGAAGCAGCCGAATTCTTAGGCGCCCACGTGGAAACCATCCGCCGGCTGGCCCGTAAGGGCCAAATTCCCTCATTTAAAGTCGGCAAGGACTGGCGGTTTCGGGAAGACGACTTACTGCACTGGGCTGAAAACCATCACCTGAGAAATCAGCCGCCGGTGGTCCTGATCGTGGATGATGATGCGCCGGTTCGGAACCTGGCCCGTCAGATTTTAGAGCGGCAGGGCTACGAGGTTCGGGAAGCGGCTAACGGCGCTGACGGACTGGCCATATTTAACCGGGAAAATGTGCAGTTTGTCCTGTTGGACCTTCAGATGCCGGAAATGAACGGGGTTGAATTTCTTACCCACCTTCGCGGCTTTGATGCGCATGTCCCCGTCATATTGATTACCGGGTATCCGGACAGTCAATTAATCATGGACGCCATGCAGCAGTCCCCGGTGATGCTTTTGCCGAAACCGCTGGAAAAGGAACTGCTCCTGCGGGTGGCAGGCGTATTTTTACCCAATAATTCAAAGAACTAA
- a CDS encoding PAS domain S-box protein, whose translation MSSLNQVRRIFQAFFDSLDKWTRPQAHLSQDSLVYWRERIVWSILLTGVIFGGIAFVPSVRLCIKEGRWLVVFFDTAIYAMVVILFFVRQIPFIVRAYAIIIGSYILGMVLMLVIGPSASGPLWLFAFPIIAGIILGIRAAFAALGLNILSLAVIGAMLGSQAPPWIDPAPHTMERWFVISLNFILLNAVAALSLAIVQRGLAASLSIEKTMRESIQKQMDVRMQAEKARRASEERLSALVENAPIGIFWTTAKGKGLDGNPEMARMVACASPEEARQYFTDLSTQLYVDPGDREDILTQIKEKGYAENVEYEAYRADGSTFWMLVNARINRRISEDDFEIEGFAADITQRKQYEEKLLAYQMAIESSGDFIAIVDENYVYQVVNSAYAALQGRPKHEIVGRPVAAIMGENFFQTAIKSSLDRCLAGENLYIEEKRLHPKLGVIDLAISYYPLRSEEQIIGVVALLRDITEYKAAESELIESREQLRGLSAHLEEVREKERAEIARMLHDELGQALTGLRIDTLQLGQKLRAVNPELAESTDSMVTLIDYLNNKTRQLVADLRPGMLDDLGLIPALEWYVDHFMQRTGIHSVFSTNTPEQELADETATGIYRICQEALTNVYRHAAASRVEVELTVGDGQIALEIRDNGVAIDLQRINTQNSFGILGMRERAWALGGTLTVDRARPSGTTVRVQVPISL comes from the coding sequence ATGTCGTCTTTAAACCAGGTGCGCCGCATTTTTCAGGCTTTTTTCGATTCTCTGGATAAGTGGACCCGGCCGCAGGCGCATTTGTCCCAGGATAGCCTGGTTTACTGGCGGGAGCGGATTGTCTGGAGCATCCTTTTAACCGGGGTGATTTTTGGGGGGATTGCCTTTGTGCCGAGCGTGCGGCTTTGCATCAAGGAGGGCAGATGGCTGGTGGTCTTTTTTGATACCGCCATCTACGCGATGGTGGTCATCCTTTTCTTTGTCCGGCAAATCCCATTTATTGTTCGCGCTTATGCCATCATCATCGGCTCCTATATCCTGGGCATGGTGTTGATGCTGGTTATCGGCCCCTCGGCCTCGGGGCCGTTATGGCTGTTCGCATTTCCGATCATTGCGGGCATTATCCTGGGCATTCGCGCCGCATTTGCTGCACTCGGCTTAAATATACTCTCCCTTGCCGTTATAGGGGCTATGTTGGGGAGCCAGGCGCCCCCGTGGATCGACCCTGCGCCCCATACCATGGAGCGGTGGTTTGTTATCTCCCTTAATTTTATTTTATTAAACGCTGTCGCCGCCCTGTCATTGGCTATCGTGCAGCGGGGCCTGGCAGCATCGCTAAGCATAGAAAAAACCATGCGCGAGTCCATTCAAAAACAGATGGATGTGCGGATGCAGGCAGAAAAGGCCAGGCGGGCAAGCGAAGAGAGATTAAGCGCGTTGGTTGAAAACGCCCCCATCGGCATCTTCTGGACCACGGCAAAAGGCAAAGGGCTGGACGGCAACCCGGAAATGGCCCGGATGGTGGCCTGTGCATCGCCTGAGGAGGCCAGGCAATATTTCACCGATCTGAGCACCCAGCTTTATGTTGATCCCGGAGACCGCGAAGATATTCTCACCCAGATCAAGGAAAAGGGCTATGCGGAAAATGTCGAATACGAGGCGTACCGGGCCGACGGGAGCACCTTCTGGATGCTGGTAAATGCCCGGATCAACCGTCGGATTTCAGAGGATGACTTTGAAATCGAGGGCTTTGCCGCAGACATCACCCAGCGCAAGCAATACGAGGAAAAACTGCTGGCTTACCAGATGGCGATTGAAAGTTCCGGGGATTTTATCGCGATTGTGGATGAGAACTATGTCTATCAGGTAGTTAATTCTGCCTATGCAGCGCTTCAGGGCAGGCCCAAACATGAGATCGTCGGCCGGCCGGTGGCGGCCATAATGGGTGAAAATTTTTTTCAAACTGCCATTAAGTCTTCCTTGGATCGGTGCCTGGCCGGAGAAAATCTGTATATTGAGGAGAAACGGCTGCATCCGAAACTCGGCGTGATTGATTTGGCGATCAGTTATTACCCCTTGCGCTCAGAGGAACAGATCATTGGTGTTGTGGCCCTGCTGCGGGATATTACCGAATACAAGGCGGCTGAATCCGAACTTATAGAATCCCGGGAGCAGTTGCGCGGGCTTTCGGCGCATCTTGAGGAGGTCAGAGAAAAAGAACGCGCAGAAATCGCCCGGATGCTGCATGACGAACTCGGGCAGGCCCTGACCGGTTTACGGATAGACACCCTGCAGCTGGGCCAAAAATTGCGGGCAGTCAATCCGGAACTGGCGGAAAGCACGGATTCAATGGTCACGCTGATTGATTATTTGAATAATAAAACCCGGCAGCTGGTAGCGGATCTGCGGCCGGGCATGCTGGATGATCTCGGCCTGATTCCGGCGCTTGAGTGGTATGTGGATCATTTTATGCAGCGTACCGGCATTCATTCTGTTTTCAGCACCAATACCCCTGAGCAGGAATTGGCTGATGAGACGGCCACCGGCATTTACCGGATCTGCCAGGAGGCACTCACCAATGTCTATCGCCATGCCGCCGCAAGCCGGGTGGAAGTCGAACTGACCGTCGGTGATGGACAGATCGCTTTGGAAATACGGGATAACGGCGTTGCTATTGATCTGCAGCGCATTAACACCCAAAATTCATTCGGAATCCTCGGCATGCGGGAGCGCGCATGGGCCCTGGGCGGCACGCTGACTGTGGATCGGGCCCGGCCGTCAGGGACCACCGTTCGGGTGCAGGTGCCGATCA